The following coding sequences are from one Candidatus Cloacimonadota bacterium window:
- a CDS encoding HNH endonuclease → MKTKQGAIAMSAIKTKDVPTNHGDGYLTKAAGFMKGHKLLHRLIAEKALGKPLPQSAVVHHIDGNRANNRNDNLVICQDNAHHQLLHRRARALKECGHADWRRCYFCKTWDDPKNLYIPPGTGAVEHRQCGRKYRSEYLRNKRIEAGNPVGPVATVLNESDVLEIRAKYEAGGYTYKQLGGEYNIGPSQAGRIINRTSWTNI, encoded by the coding sequence ATGAAGACAAAACAAGGCGCGATTGCGATGTCAGCTATCAAGACAAAGGACGTGCCGACAAACCACGGTGACGGTTACTTGACCAAGGCGGCAGGCTTTATGAAGGGCCACAAATTACTGCACAGATTAATTGCCGAAAAGGCACTTGGTAAGCCACTGCCGCAGTCTGCGGTGGTCCACCATATTGATGGCAATAGGGCGAACAACCGCAACGATAATTTAGTAATCTGCCAAGATAACGCACACCACCAGTTGCTACACAGAAGGGCTAGAGCGTTAAAAGAGTGCGGCCACGCGGATTGGAGGCGGTGCTATTTTTGTAAGACATGGGATGACCCTAAAAATTTATACATTCCGCCTGGAACTGGCGCGGTGGAGCATAGGCAGTGCGGAAGAAAATACCGCTCTGAATACTTGAGGAATAAGCGCATCGAAGCTGGTAATCCGGTTGGTCCGGTCGCTACGGTTTTGAACGAAAGCGACGTACTTGAGATAAGGGCCAAATATGAAGCCGGAGGCTACACGTATAAGCAGCTGGGGGGTGAATACAACATTGGCCCCTCACAGGCCGGAAGGATTATTAATCGGACTAGCTGGACCAACATTTAA